The following nucleotide sequence is from Zingiber officinale cultivar Zhangliang chromosome 10A, Zo_v1.1, whole genome shotgun sequence.
ACGACATCTTCGAGAGCGGGCTCGGCGTGGGACGGAAGAACCACCTCCTCTGGCCTGGCACAGGACTTCTCGGGCGCGTCGGAGGAGGGTAGAGCGCCCGCCGGAGCACCTCCCGGTTGCCCGACCGGTTTCCGTCGGACGCAAAAGCAAGGGAGGGCCGCCGCCGGCCGCGGGGTCCTGTATGCGGCCGTCGAGGAGGCCTGGACGGCGGAGCACCCGCTCGCCCTATTGCCCTCGGCGGCTTTGCCGCTCGCAAGCAGCCTGGGGCGGGTGGTGGGTCGCCGCCCTCGCCGGAGCAGCTGATCTCCATGTCTGGCTTCTTGCCTTGGCCGTAGTGAATCCTTTGCGTATATATCACAAAGGGAGCCACGCGTCCACTGTGGTGAGAAGCCGTGCTGGAACGCCGTCGTAGCGACTTTTGACCTTGGAAAAGTCGTCGCCCGAAAGTTTGACTAACGAAGAGCCCACGCCGGTTGACACGTTGATCGACCAATTCATGCCGTAAGGCCACTTGCTCCATCTTTTCCGGAGTAGGCAGGAACTTTGACTTTTTGACCGCACTAGCTCCTCAAAGTGGGTTAAGAATCCAGTCAAATCAAATCTTCGTGGCGTGTTGCCATCTTCCTTTTAGAAAAGAcgggagaaaattaaaatacaagaATATCATCGTTTTGACTTGAAATTCGGCCGATCTCTTGATATTGCAATGGAAAACGGCAAATCTGTTATGATACACGCtcattataaaatataattacaaaaaaCAGAACTACAATTCCTAATTCCTAAATGCTTCGGCAACAGGCCTCACTGTTCATTTTTATCATCTGTAAATCTTGGAAGCTGAACAATTGAGTTAACTCGAGTCACGCCTTGCAGGCCCGACCAGTTCTCATCCTCCGTAACACATTCTGTTCCTTGTTCTTCCAGAGCAGCTGCTATCCTGGTGTTTCTGACGGTGAAGTTCCGGTCTAATGTGGGTTCGGGACCTTGTGCTTCATCGGTTTCGACTCTGGGATCCTCGTTGCCAGGATAAACAAATGATGTCGAGCTGTTATCAAGTGACTCCGCCACAAGAATGCCCTCCTTGCCGTCCAAATACAGGCAAACCACTGCACAGTCGTCCATCTTTGACGTTGGATATTTGAGCTTCCATTCTCGAGTGGCAGCTTCAACGAGGACCTTTCCAGCAGATGACCGAGTTGGAGATGAAGAGACTATTTCAACAACCTCTTCATTGCTGAGTACATCCCAGACCTGCAGCATCAATTAGATAACACTGCCTCACTAACCATAACGTGAAGAATGCATGTGCTGTTCCATAAAGAAAAGTTGGGCAGGGGTTAGCCAAAAGTTAAACAAACAGGCAAAAAAATACACTGAAACATGCTGTGGATGTCATTGCTTTAGCTGTCACAGCTGACAGCTGAACTCAGCGAATGGGATGTTCAACCTCTTTATCAATGTTCTCTTTTGCGCCATTGCTTTTGTAATGGGGATAATGCTTGGTAGGGTGTCTCATTTAAGCAGCAATATGTATAACGCCAGCTAACAGATATATTCCAAACAAGATTAGATAATGACAGTCACCGTGTGCAGACAATGTGGTCAGAACTCAGGAGTTCCTGGATCCTGCTTAGTGCCGACACGAGTTTTGCAGATATAAGACCTGTTTTGCAATTTTTGCTTAGCAGGGGAGTAATGAATAGGAGATGAAAGGTGGATGCGGCACCATTCGACTAAAATAGACATTTGAAATTGATGATTAACCAACTAAAATGATACTCGAGATAATGAGAGAACTTATTAACATAGCTTGTGAGGAGCTACAGTACTCAGTTGCAAACTAAAAATTAGAATGTTGCCATTTATCAACATCATTTAGAACTTCATCATGATTGTTCTGCCATGGTAAGTCTTCTCCATTAGTATTATGACATCTTAAGCTAGACTTCATTGGCCTTAACAATTTATAATTAGTGATTCCTGAACGATGCAAATTTAAGCAGAGAGTAAACCATGAGTCTGAAAGGATAAATTATTCCAGTTTCTTCAATCATTCCAGGAAGTTGGCTCATTGAATATACTCAGCTAGGAAATTGTGAATTCTAAAGATCAAGGAGCTGGAAGAATTAGATCACTTACGCCGTCAGAAGCAAGTACAACAAATTGATCCTTCTCTGTGAGTGACCAATGGAAGAATTCCGGGACTGAGATGACTCCATAATCCTTCAAACAGAAGTCGCCAAAAGCCCTGGCCATGGCTAGACCAGGAGCATCATCGAAAGGCAGCCACACCCTCGGCACTTCCGGTTCATCATGCAGTGCGAATACTCTCCCTTTACATTTCTTGATTCGCTCAGCTTCCCCTGCAGGAAATACAGTGGGTTTATACAGCCGTCATTAATTGAGCAATAAACGAAGGGCTAAAAGGATCGAGTTAATGCGTACTCGGAAGGTCGGGTTTCAGATCAACCGTTAACTGCACTGCGACCATCGAACCAGCGATGTCACCTTTGCAACCCAAGACAGCACGGGAATCCCCAATATTTGCAATGAAAAGATTCGAATTCTGCGCAGGAACAAAATTCCAGGTGAGGGGGCCATaaaaaacaagaagaaatctTAATCATGCGCTATTAAACATCGGAAGAAGCAAACCAGCTTGAACAAGATCACGGCTGTGCTGCCGCTACAAAAACAGTCGAGGGCGGAGTGAGAACGGAGCTCCCTGTCCATGGCCTTGTACGATTGCACAAAGGTCTCCTTCCAAACCGAGAGAGACGGCTCCTCCGCGCAGAATGAAGGATCTCGCACAGGCGGATCGTCTCTCCTCGCCAGGCCGCAACACGTCAGGTTCACAccgtggcggcggcggcggcgtccaCCGCCGGGATAAGGGAGAAAGGGGAGGAGCTTGAGGGGGAGGGCGTCCCTCACCTTGCGAGCCACGAGGTGACCGTAAGGTCCATGGCCGTCGAACACACCGCAGAGCACGCCGCCTTTGCCACCGAAGTCCTGCATAGAACACAGGCACACAAACAAGGAATCCGGCATCAAACCAAGATTAAAAAAACAACCAAAATCCAGCCTTTTCGTTTCTTACTTCCCACAGAAGCATGGCGTCCTGGTTTATGCCCTTGCGGCCCT
It contains:
- the LOC122027939 gene encoding probable protein phosphatase 2C 64 encodes the protein MGNIPTAFASAAAADPASGVTRSGSTSRSGRRRTRRNDEERKEASRRGSSLREDRLHVIPDRIFSNDGRSCAASIYTQQGRKGINQDAMLLWEDFGGKGGVLCGVFDGHGPYGHLVARKVRDALPLKLLPFLPYPGGGRRRRRHGVNLTCCGLARRDDPPVRDPSFCAEEPSLSVWKETFVQSYKAMDRELRSHSALDCFCSGSTAVILFKLNSNLFIANIGDSRAVLGCKGDIAGSMVAVQLTVDLKPDLPREAERIKKCKGRVFALHDEPEVPRVWLPFDDAPGLAMARAFGDFCLKDYGVISVPEFFHWSLTEKDQFVVLASDGVWDVLSNEEVVEIVSSSPTRSSAGKVLVEAATREWKLKYPTSKMDDCAVVCLYLDGKEGILVAESLDNSSTSFVYPGNEDPRVETDEAQGPEPTLDRNFTVRNTRIAAALEEQGTECVTEDENWSGLQGVTRVNSIVQLPRFTDDKNEQ